A segment of the Populus nigra chromosome 12, ddPopNigr1.1, whole genome shotgun sequence genome:
tcatTTGGATAATTTAgtaacaatatatttaattggataatattattttaattaaaaaaatgcaagtaATTCAACACTTGTCGAGTGACGTACGTGAAATAAATCAACACCCACCACGCTTTTTGTTTTCCTGAGCTGATATCTATCGACTCTTCCTCTCCATTAAATGTTCACGATCATAAACTGACAAAACAGCCCTTGTAAACATCACGATGTTACAAGCCATCACCACTCATAAATCAACACCACAATATTATTGCACAAATGCAGATGAACACTCCCAAGATCTGAGCTTCACAACTCCAGCAAACGGATCAAGAAGATTCATCCGAGTGCCAACAGCACCTCCACCTTGCCCATATATAACAATGGAAACGAGTAGAAAACGATTCCATGTCCTAGAAACTCTTAAGAGCCCGTTTGGCTACGTGTTAGAAGTtgcgtttttttaaaaacacaggaAGCAAACGTTTAGTTAACAAAAAAAGCTGTTTATTTTGCATGTTTCCACAGCCAAAATCGCGTGCGAAACACagtaaaatgaaaagcataaaaataCTGCTTTTGAAAATTCAACCATGATTGTATCATGCCacctccactgttcactgaacagtggaGGCATGTGTCCACTGTTGAGTGAGCACAGAGGCATACtccactgttcagtgaacagtggagtaTGTGAACAGTGCGAGAATTGCACTATTCacgtgaaattcttttttttttttttttttcagtgtgttaatttttttaatattttttttaaaaaaactagtataaagtaaattaaatttactcgcactgtaatatcaattttatacctgataatattttatctacgctcaaaaaattatgaaaactgtagttcttatcagattttacatcatgaaattctttttcttttttcagtgtgttaatttttttaatatttttttaaaaaaactagtataaagtaaattaaatttactcgcactgtaatatcaattttatacctgataatattttatctacgctcaaaaaattatgaaaactgtagttcttatcggatgaattttgtatgtaatgaaattataaatagtttaatggaataataaaaaatattttttatttcatgatgtaataggagtaattaattctacaatatttaaatttaaaaccattaatattaatatatattttaaaattattttataaactcaatttcaaaagcattcttaaccaaatacattaaactattttttcttcaacttcaatttcaaacacaattttaaccaaacacctattttttcaaaccaatctcaactaaaagtattttttataaaataatttttttcaaatcacaactacaacagctaccgcaataccaaacatactCTTAGAACTTCAACTACAAGCAAGAAAGATCGGTGTCCTTTTATTAAACGAAATGGACAAGATATCTtattttgaagcaaataaaaaataaaattatataatattttttttaaaaaatatttttaaatatcacacgcacaaataaaatcatcataaataaacaaatttatgcTTTTTTAGACAGAAACTTTCTCAATTTCaaagtataataatattttgatgcatttaacattaagtattttttttttcaaagtttcatACATATTTTGCATATAAGACtactaaaatgaatttaataccCTCGATTTCAAAAATCCtcattctcatttatttttaattttttatatgtttcattttagattttaaaaataaaataaataaatttaatatttaatatcataattataattcttcatcgaaatattttggttttaaattaaaacaaaactggGAGGTCGAATACCCCCCCGGCTCGGCTAATTAATgtcttctttgttattttttaattaacaaaaaaaatttgttaatgaataattaaaatctcgatatattaaattttatttttaaaattaaaaattgataagttaggttaaatatatatatattattgaagttgaaagtttttgagttaagttaaatatatatatatatatatatatatatatatatatatatatatatatatatatatatatattattgaagttGAAAGTATTTAAGTTATCTCattagttttatataaaatgtgaacgcaatcttgaaaaaaaaaaaagaagattccaaatatattaaaatataaaaagtcaactaaatttaaaattacatgaattaactcttaatttaaatttagaaaacatcaaaatcaatacACACCGTACTTCAAAATCAATGGCCAAACAatgccttccttttcttttgctattACAGGTTTGGTTACAACTTGCTGCCGCCCACACCATTGTTAAATTTCTTCCTGGGTTTAAGGGGCCCCTTCCTTTCCACCTTGAAACAGGGTGAGCTTTAGACCTTCACCTTTACTGGTTTACAGATTTGACTACTCTATACACATTCATAGACGACTCATGGATTTTGATCAAAATTACAATCATGCAATGATGGGTTTGTGGAGTTATCAGGTATGTTGGAGTGGATGAAGCGGAGGATGTGCAGCTCTTCTTCTACTTCATCAAGTCCCAGAGGAATTCTAAAGACGACCTTCTCTTGCTTTGGCTAACTGGTGGCCCCGGCTGCTCTGCCTTCTGTGGTCTTGTTTTCGAAATCGGTATGAGAAGCGCCAGCAgctcattaattaattacttataCAGTACTGCACTTGGACGATCACTGTAACTATGTACATTGAGTTTATCCAGACCATTTAGATTTAATGAATTTCTGATGTTTTATATTCAAAGGTCCAATAAGTTTTGAGGTAAAGGAGTACAATGGGAGCTTACCTACATTGGTTTTGAATCCATACTCATGGACACAGGTGATATTGCCTTTTGTACCAGGCAGAAACTGCTAGATAAGAAGCTGCATTTTCTACCATATTATTCTTAAGCATGGCTGCGTCTGTGATTAAATTTCAGGTCTCcagcataatatttttagatttgccTGTCCGCACTGGATTCTCCTATGCAAGAACCCCTCTTGCTCTTCAGAGAAGCGACTTCAAACAAGTTTCGCATGCTGAGCAATTTCTTCGAAAGGTAACTTTCTGGTCCGTTAAGCCGTTGAAAGGTAGAATCtgtgaatttattttagttattttttcttgattgcatTGTATAGTGGCTAATGGATCACCAAGAATTCCTCGCAAGTCCAATTTACATTGCTGGTGACAGGACCTgctgtcattttattttcttgtatcaACACGAAACGCCAAGAAACAGCTATGAGGCATTTAACTTATAATCGTGTTTCAAGTCATCAGTTTGAACAGATGTGAAGTCACATGACTTTTAATGGCTGCAGGGAACAATGATGGTATCGAACCACTACTAAATGTCAAGGTTCTAATTATATATTCCattattctctttcttttttatacaaaaagatTATGCCATTgatctgaattttttatttgtaaaataaagcTATTAAATGCTTGAGCACTTGATTCTTTATGTagttaagataaataaaataatcatggTAAGAAAAGTTTTTGTTATATTaaggaattatttttatatttgaaaacttATGTtgctatttattaaaaattcttataaaattagaaaaattctaaaattaagcTATTGAATATGCTTATATTACaagggaaaaaattatttttaaatagaaagacaataataacaaaatgggtgttgttttttctaatttatatctCAAGAtctttttgagttttgattggCATGAAGTTTTAACCCATTTTAGaataatatgtttaaaaaatctttgtaaaatttcatctcaatccaataattaaattaataatactatttaataacataaaactaaataataaacacaattaaactagaatctgaatattttttattcaacctatCAATTTGTGCTTGCATAGAAGATTTACTGATGGAAGTACGTGGTTAATTTGTACAGTTGCAGGGATACATATATACTTGGGAACCCTATTACTGATCCTACTTTTGATTTTAACTCAAGGATTCCATTTGCTCATGGAATGGGACTCATTTCTGATGAACTCCATGAGGTGATCCACTTGGTATTATAGAGCCTCGCTTACTAGCTTGAAATTATGTCTAACAAGTGTCACAAATTGTTTCAGTCACTGAAGAAAAGTTGTGCAGGAGAGTATCAAACGATAAAACCGAGCAATGCAGAGTGTTTGAAAAATGTAGGGGCTTTTGATAAGGTACTCATCCATAACTTATATCCTGCGAAATCCCCTTCATGTTTTTCCCCAGAACTCATTGCTAATGCAGGTAGAGCCATTCGCTTTCTCAGTGCATTTCAGATATTGAAGATTCACATATTTTGGAACGCAAGTGTCACGTCTGATAGAGACGTTGGGCAAAAGAAGATATCTCCGTGAGAACCCTCAAGAACTCGTCCATTTCAAACCTGATCTTCCTACCATCGGATGCCGTGTAATTCCCTTTCCCCTTCCTCTAATATGCAATATTCATACATACAAGAAAAGTAATTGTTAAGACAGGACAAAATAATCTTTAAAGCTCCACTTGTGTAACCAGTTTGTCACAAGTTCTCAATATTATGATATAGAATGTTGACAGAAGATCATCGAGGAAACTGTTGGCTCCAGTATCTAGATACCATATATTTTCCTGTTTCTCGACAAGTTCTTGTTggacaagaaatgcagcttcttctctgtcatcctTCTCTGAATATTCGGCACTATTTGCCCACGTGCATCCCACGCGCCCCGAGGTAGAggacaacaagcattcactcctagaggaagaggaggcggttacaataaccgtgacAAGAGGAATATCCAATGTTATAGTTGCAATCAATTTGGGTAGCAACTCTTCAAAAGAAAGATAGaaggagcatcatcatcaacaccaccatcaacatcctcatcagaaggaccaagaaggatgagaaatcttgaaGAGTTGTACGATACCACTCAGGTCATCGAAGAtacaactctattttgtttctttgcagataatGACCCACTTAGCTTCAACAAAGCTATCACAGAAGAGAAGATAGAAGCAATGAATGAAGAAATACAtgccattgagaagaatgatacctggaagctgaCTCATCcaccagaaaacaagaaagcaataggtgtcaaaaGGGTCTACAAGACGAAAGCCAAATTAGTGGATAAAGGCTACAAGCAAAGAGAAGGCATTGAAAGGAGAAGtgttcatgcttggcatgacatccctcgattgagtttaaaggggagatttgttgaatattaaactcaatctagatggtcaaggaaggcaaccaccagctgccaccgaccagccgccaccgaccagccgccttcacaccaccgtccacagctGCCTTCACACTTGgaaaggttgaattatcttgttttgaattcgtgtataaatagcaagctgagcttatgctattatgtgtgggagagtagagagaatagagagaaacactagagagaaagaaagggtgtgtattgttaagcttgttgtgtttattttgtgtttgtaagcttgtgttcttgaaataaaactttgtgttttatcccctctgagtgtttcaaagccaccaccagtggttcctcccaccaacaattggtatcagagccccgttcgTCAGAAAACAGAGGTATTTTTCAGAGATAgccgaattttcaaagttgtcaaaaacaagttttgatcattccaccgTGTAGAGCTCATCCATAAGAACTCACTGCCGCAAAAATCAGCTCAATTGGACACCGTGGTGATCCACACGCGCCTCCTGAAGTTCCGGTAACTGTAGCCCAGTCGCACCCACGCGCGccagaggaagaagacgagTGACGTCCACGCGCGCCATATTTGAGCCGTTTAAGCCGCGCCGCGCCAAGCCGAGCCAAGCCTCCAGCCGAGCCGAAGAATATTCCCGAGAATATTCCCTTGTCAAGCCGAGCCGCTAAGCCGAGCCGCTCTTAGCCGAAGCTGAgccgatagaatattccacagaatattcccggttcaaccCAGCGAACTGCCTGACGCCCAGAATTGGTTTTTGGACCGGTTCACCTATTTTCTGACCCGATTTCTACAAAGTCAGACCGATTCCCGACTATTTCGACCATTCCGGATCGATCTACAGTGTCCgttttgccaaattcaactcccataaggagatatagtcattaaaagagcaaaatgactacagaaagtacacaaacattcatcccgaagctgaccaaagacaactatgatagttggtgcatcaaattaaaggcattccttggttcacaagagtgtttggagattgtacactatggttatgatgaaccagagtccaaagaagaagaagatgctttacaagaggcacagaagcaagccctgaaagtcaacagaaagaaggacaacaaagcaaagaccatcatctaccaaggtcttgatgaagatatatttgagatcatagcttccgctgaaacatcacatgatatatgggaggctctccaacaaaaatacaaaggtgccgatagaatcaagaagattcgtcttcaatctttgcgaggtgaatttgagttattgcaaatgaagtcctcagagtctatttctgattatcacacaagaattatggtgatagtcaatcagatgaggagaaatggagaagccatcgtcgattctcgaattactgagaaaattttgagatccctagatccaaaatttgattttgttgttgtcgctattgaagagtccaaagaagtggacaagttgacagttgatgagcttatgagttctttacaagctcatgagcagaagattgtaaagcgaaatggagataaggctatcgagcatgccttacaagcaaagctgtctctcaaggacagatatgagcaaggggagacttcaacaagtggatataccactcaagcaggaagtcaacaatccagaggaggattccagagattccaaggaagaggttcttggaatacaagcttTAGAGGAAGAGGTGGTAGAAACACCACCAGAGGAGGTAGAggacaacaagcattcactcctagaggaagaggatgcggttacaataaccgtgacaagaggaatatccaatgttatagttgcaatcaatttgggcactatagcactgaatgcagaaggaaagctccgttggagatacgtgagcaagccaactatgcagagaaggatgacagagaagaagctgcatttcttgtccaacaagaacttgccgagaaacaagaaaatatatggtatctagatactggagccaacaattggtatcagagccccgttcgtcagaaaacagaagtgttgctacccaatttttccaatttttgatccatgttttgataaattttcagaaaaatccaaaaatagcgaaaaacattgaaaatctaaaaaaatacatttttaatacaattgttggtgggagtgggagtgggagagtagagagaatagagagaaacactagaaagaaagagagggtgtgtattgttaagcttgttgtaagtttattttgtgtttgtaagcttgtgttcttgaaataaaactttgtgttttatcccttCTGaatgtttcaaagccaccaccagtggttcctcccaccaacagaAACAGACAATCAACATaatgttcttttttatgaatttatgcaAGTTCGTTTCTGGTCCTTTCCTCATTTTGAAAATTGTCCTTGATGCCTACAGACTTAAGGACATGTTCTCGTTACATACTGGGCAAATGACGATAATGTCCGCAAAGCACTCCATGTGCGAGAGGTATGGGATTGAGATTTGAGGCTAGTAGTAAGAGTTTTAGCTAGCAAGAAATCAGTAAGAGAATAATGTAACCATGTCTTGATGCAGGGAAGTATAGAGGAGTGGAAACGATGCAATTATAAATTACCTTATACTTATGAAATTAAGAGCAGCATCAAGTATCATATAGACCTTGGGATAAAAGGTTACCGCAGATTAATCTAcaggttgctgctgctgttttttactattattattattcatacgACATGCTATGACACTATATAGTTTGGTTGACGTAGTCTGTCCTTGTATTGATTGAACAGTGGCGATCATGACATGGAAGCACCATTCTTGGGAACTCAAGCATGGATAAGATCTTTAAACTACTCTATTGTCGATGACTGGCAGCCATGGCACTATCAAGGTCAAGTTGCAGGGTATGTTCTTCAAATGAATATTCGTTTTGATCAATTTGCTGGCATTCTGTAACTCTTCTCTAGCTCTTAATCTGCCTGCTAAATGAGCCtattaaatgagaaaataagTTATTTGGATGTTTGACTTTAGCATGTGCGCGCAGATACACGAGGACTTACTCTAGTCAATTGACATTTGCGACTGTGAAGGTAAGGGATTTGTCAACTTTCCATTTCTACTGCCCAGAAAATTCTTATAGCAAATTTCTGTTTACTTCATTCTTTGGCAAATTTGTAGGGTGGAGGGCACACTGCTCCCGCGTACAGGCCTGCAGAATGTTTTGCCATGTTTAGAAGGTGGATAATTCAAGAACATTTGTAACTAGGCTGCGACCAAAAGCTCTGTCATGGGAAATGGTCACTGGCCATTGCATCTGCCAAGCTCCATTTCTATAGGAAGGGCCTTTTAGTTCTGCGACCATCAACGGAAATtgacaacaattatttttttttattaaagtttttactTTGTTCTAGGATGAATAATACAAGTGCTAGGATGAATACATAAATATCatgatacaaaaattaaaaaaaaatatagcccTCAATACTAAATTAAGTATCTATCGCACCCTCCATAATAGAAATTTGGTTAATAATTTAATACTCATTGATAAAGGTGTATTAAGCATCAATTAGAGAGAATTTAGGCTAACATCCAATTATTGTGGCCTTCAATAACACAAATCTATGTGCCCAGAACACTGTGATCTTATCAACTAAATATGCTTTCATCATATTGGTAAGCTATACAAATACATTTGGAAACTAATTTATATGTACATTTGTTttgcattaattaaattataagaaagcTAAGGCCCAGTAAAATGTCTACTCAAAAGTGGGGATTTGAAGCATACCATATGGAAAAGAACATTTAGATTCTGATAACATTAACTAAAGATCATGAAAGATTCTGATAGCATTAAACAAAAGTTCTATTGAGACCTTGTAATTGTAAGttagtcattttattatgaaaaaaattataataaaaaagttttaccCTCAATAATCAACCCGGCCAATTGTTTTCGTTAAGAAGAACAAGATTATCATTTTACTATTCTAATCTACGATGTCAATGAATATGTATCCATAATAGTTTTACTATAGGAATTGCTCTATCTCTTTTAGTTTCCTTACAGTTCATAGGTGCACGCTCCACCGCATGTtgaactaaatttttaaatacaaaaatcaaaatgttaagagcataaaattttattttattacattataCAACTTGGTTTAATGAGttaatcttgaaatttataatttatttacctTACTCGAGTTTCCAACTAAATCACATGTAGCtaacttaaattaaattgattgattttatagGTCTAAATGCAATTTTACTGACTAGTAAGAGCATaacttaacttttaaaaaatacttcaaaatgacaaacttaaagaaaaaatataaaaaaaatttcaaataaaaaaaataatatatatatataaagaatgagGTCAGGCCAAACACCTaccccattaattttttttgtaagataaTGAAGTGGATGACATGTCTTCCATcccaattcaatttaaaaaacaaatagacaaCGCATCATTTAGAATCCCTAGATTTCAGCTACTATAGTGGCTGAAAAATCAGgtagttggtttttttcttctaaaaacctattttcaattcaaaacacctaaaaatcaCCCTAATAATCTTGTTAAACTAACCCTTAACCTCtaaaagtgcaaaaaaaaaaaaaactgcttcaaaacccaaaaaccaATTTCTTCTTGAGGTTAGATATGTTTTTTAGgcactttcaaggtaaaaaaaaaaaacacctaagtcAAATTCTCCTCATTATGTGAAACTATTTGGAACAAAAATCTATTGTTTTGGTGGTCGGAATCATATAAACATCTTTCTATCTCTATAATGGAATTCGGCAATTCTCTGTCTCTTCTCTTACTCAATAAGgattgaaaaatgatgaaaataaagtttagtattgaaattattttttctataataagaGGGACCGGTCacctaatagttaaaaaaaacggAGGACTCAAATGtacttttgaaataaaattgaaaggcacaatttattttacctgtattttttactttggttatttgactttcaattcaatcctctcttaaaaaaaaatgcaattggaATGGTAATTTAAGCTTAGAGGGCACaatcatgcaaaaaaaataatttaaggatcaaattgggaattttgaaaaaaattcactaCTCTCATCCACAACCATAATATGTGAGATGAtgaatcataattattaaacaattGAAACGCTATACCATTTATCTCTTCttataataataagttttaatGAGGTTATTGGTAAGGGAGATGTaatcatcactattattatataaaagaagTTTAATAAAGAAATACTTGGAGCACTTTTCCTTCTTATTTGTTAAGGTTATCGTCACAAGTGAAAGGTGCCATTCAACTACCAAACAATACTTAATCTAGAATCCTATATATGTAAACTTGCTCTAAAATCATGACCTACCAAACTCACATTTCAAGCTCTAACACAATTACAGCTTCTCTGAAATTTTCTCATCTCTTTTTCAGACCATTGTttccaattttctttctttacatgGACTCCATAGTTATTTCTCTTCTCCTTTGCGTGTTTAACATGACAAGCTGTTTTTGGTGGCGTGGACaagcttttttgttttccattatGCTTCAAGACTTAAGAGGCTAATTGGTCAGCAGCATCTCCAAACATTTGTCAAACCTAACTTAATTTTgacctacttttttttttaatccctaACCACTTTCATTATGGTTATAAGGGTTGTTTTGATGAGTTAAAACATACCTAATATGGTAGAAATGAATGCTTCTTTTGATATAATATAGTTTAAGagatcaaaattagaaaaaaaaaagatatagttAAATTGGGTTTTGGATCTTTAACTAATTAGCCTTGCAATATATGCTGTAtcgtttgtttttacatttagaATTGTGTTTGAATGCATTTTAAAAGTACGAtgacttgagaaaaaaatatcaatttgatgttttttagtgctttttaatagtaaaaaaaaaaacttgaaaaaattattttaatgtattttcaaataagaaaaacttttaaaaaacacattgcaCTAAATTACCAAACATATTCATAACCCAAAATCTTAATTTAGAAATgtaaatgaagaaagaaaatattaatttcacattaaaaaaaacccatgttttaatttgtgttttattttaaattttatctgcTCGTGTGGGTGAAAGTTCCACactaaaacattatttatattCCTTGAAGACAACATCCTAGTGTCACATAGAAGTGTAgtaaaagtaatatatataaaaaataaataaatttcctcTTCATTTTCCATGAGCTGTGGACAAACGGGAGTAGGGACATCTATTGACTTGAGGAAATTTCTCTGCTCCTTCTTCCCCCCTATCCTGTCTTCTGTAATTTACAACACATTTTCCATGTCCTTCTTCACAATTCACCCTTTACTTTCCTTGACAATTTGGAGTAGTCGATAGCTGTAGAATTTTAGGTGAGCCGTCGCTTTTACGTGtcttaaatcatggaatttgaCAATttggaattttcaaaaaaatttaaaaaatattttaatatatttttaaataaaaaaaattttaaaaaaatatcttaaatcataataccaaacacgTAACAATAAAATATGTCAGCCAGCAGCACGTTATTttcttgattacttttttaatggttcaaatttgaattatttattattgttattattgttattaaattaaaaccaaGTTTAATGGGTAAATATATCTCCTAACATACGTTTATAAACATCAAATTACCCccattatttataatatgaattGCGGGTGATAATTCTAAGAGGATAGTCTTCCTGTCATTAATTAAGATTtgccttctccttttctttttcaagtttgAATATTAGAATTAGTATatgtaataatttattttatcaagtaAATATGAAAACGTGTATTTAAGATtgtctaaaaagaattttattttttaaatttactagtAGTGGTACCCTCAAAATAACTTTCATATTGTCTCATTTGTTATTGTgatttaatcatgttttaaaaataatttgatttttttagtttttaattatttttttaatgttttatttattgttttaatatgctaatattaaaaataacaaataatattattttaatatatttataaataaaaaacacactttaaaaaactgCATTTAATACATTATCAAACAAACTCCAAACCTCCACGCTAGGCGAGCACCGAATCCTGTCTAGTCTTCCATCAACTCTAAAAGCCAAAAAATCTGTTAGACCATCAACAACCCGCATCTAGCACCACataaaggagaaggaaaagctcttgaaagattaaaaaacaaaaaagagataGCTTTTACACTTCCGGTAAGAAAAGAATTAACTTTAGATTAGGGAGCGAGTGACTTTTGGGTTTTATCCCAAAaaaatgtggtttttttttcaatctttactTAGTAAATTATTAGATGTTGTGCAAAGCATGACATATATTTATAGTTAAGAAACCAGCTTAGTCTAGTAAGTTGACCTGAACCTATGTGATATTGAGCCTTAGTTGAGTTTCAAATCACAAAACCCCGCTTGGTTTAGCAAGTTGACCTGGAACCTATATGACTCGAGTTTGCGATTGATCCAGTCAAACCCAAGCGACCCGCCAGGTTAACCCGGAATCCGGGCGACCCAACATAACCAAGATGAGACtcgatttttttatgtttttttaataaatcttaaatatataaaattaatttataaatattttgcctcaatatcttttttataggCTACATCTAAATAAattgtttcttaacttttcaatatgggataacTATATATAACGTACAtctatataaattgttttttaactttttaacatGGGATAATTGTACTAcccttcacatttttttttataacctacATCCAcatagattattatttttaatttattgatgtaAGATAAGTATAcactttactctttttttatatagccCTCATCCACATGAattatttcttag
Coding sequences within it:
- the LOC133669022 gene encoding serine carboxypeptidase-like 12 gives rise to the protein MAKQCLPFLLLLQVWLQLAAAHTIVKFLPGFKGPLPFHLETGYVGVDEAEDVQLFFYFIKSQRNSKDDLLLLWLTGGPGCSAFCGLVFEIGPISFEVKEYNGSLPTLVLNPYSWTQVSSIIFLDLPVRTGFSYARTPLALQRSDFKQVSHAEQFLRKWLMDHQEFLASPIYIAGDRTCCHFIFLYQHETPRNSYEAFNLYCRDTYILGNPITDPTFDFNSRIPFAHGMGLISDELHESLKKSCAGEYQTIKPSNAECLKNVGAFDKCISDIEDSHILERKYNDPLSFNKAITEEKIEAMNEEIHAIEKNDTWKLTHPPENKKAIGVKRVYKTKAKLVDKGYKQREGHVLVTYWANDDNVRKALHVREGSIEEWKRCNYKLPYTYEIKSSIKYHIDLGIKGYRRLIYSGDHDMEAPFLGTQAWIRSLNYSIVDDWQPWHYQGQVAGYTRTYSSQLTFATVKGGGHTAPAYRPAECFAMFRRWIIQEHL